From one Triticum aestivum cultivar Chinese Spring chromosome 4B, IWGSC CS RefSeq v2.1, whole genome shotgun sequence genomic stretch:
- the LOC123093790 gene encoding probable aquaporin TIP4-1, with translation MDTKHADSFEERDVVVDAGCVRAVLGELVLTFLFVFTGVAAAMAAGVPELPGAAMPMATLAGVALAQALAAGVLVTAGFHVSGGHLNPAVTVALLARGHITAFRAVLYVAAQLLASSLACILLRYLSGGQATPVPVHTLGAGIGPMQGLVMEVILTFSLLFVVYATIIDPRTTVPGYGPMLTGLIVGANTIAGGNFSGASMNPARSFGPALAMGVWTNHWVYWVGPLVGGPLAGFVYEMVFMVKKTHEPLLGWDF, from the exons ATGGACACCAAGCACGCGGATTCGTTCGAGGAGCGTGACGTCGTCGTCGACGCCGGCTGCGTCCGCGCCGTGCTGGGGGAGCTGGTCCTCACCTTCCTCTTCGTCTTCACCGGagtcgccgccgccatggccgccg GGGTTCCGGAGCTGCCGGGCGCGGCTATGCCGATGGCGACGTTGGCCGGGGTTGCCCTCGCGCAGGCGCTGGCGGCGGGGGTGCTGGTGACGGCGGGCTTCCATGTGTCGGGCGGGCACCTCAACCCGGCGGTGACGGTGGCGTTGCTGGCGCGCGGGCACATCACGGCGTTCAGGGCGGTGCTGTACGTGGCGGCCCAGCTGCTGGCCTCCTCCCTCGCCTGCATCCTCCTCCGCTACCTCTCCGGCGGCCAG GCTACTCCGGTTCCAGTGCACACCCTGGGCGCAGGCATAGGCCCCATGCAAGGGCTGGTCATGGAGGTCATCCTCACCTTCTCCCTCCTCTTCGTCGTGTACGCGACCATCATCGACCCTCGGACCACGGTGCCCGGCTACGGTCCGATGCTCACCGGCCTCATCGTCGGTGCCAACACCATTGCCGGAGGTAACTTCTCCGGTGCGTCCATGAACCCCGCTAGGTCCTTTGGTCCCGCGTTGGCCATGGGAGTGTGGACCAACCACTGGGTCTACTGGGTCGGTCCGCTGGTCGGTGGCCCCCTCGCGGGGTTCGTCTACGAGATGGTGTTCATGGTGAAGAAGACGCACGAGCCTCTGCTTGGCTGGGACTTCTAG